One part of the Streptomyces sp. NBC_00286 genome encodes these proteins:
- a CDS encoding enoyl-CoA hydratase/isomerase family protein: MTDTAAVEILADVHRGVGRIRLNRPKALNALTTGMVAAIDRALVEWERIPLSAVVLASTSAKAFCAGGDIRTIREHSLAGDAEASERFFASEYRLNARIAEYPVPIVSLIDGLCMGGGLGLSVHGRFRVVTEGAVLAMPETGIGFFPDVGASYFLPRLPGAIGMYLGLTGHRVDAADALYTGLATHFVPGEGLDAVGDALADSPGDPVDVVLNRLAGRSPVARSGLAEVRGDVDWAFGAPSLGEIEKRLRHLDSPWASSALAALESASPQSLEITHALLARGRQRTLRECLSAELALTRTTIRTPDFLEGVRAALVDKDRSPNWQRASLGGRTLPS; the protein is encoded by the coding sequence ATGACTGATACCGCTGCGGTCGAGATTCTCGCCGACGTCCACCGGGGCGTCGGCCGCATCCGGTTGAACCGGCCCAAGGCGCTCAACGCCCTGACGACGGGCATGGTCGCCGCCATCGACCGCGCGCTCGTTGAGTGGGAGCGCATACCGCTGTCCGCTGTGGTGCTCGCAAGCACCAGCGCGAAGGCGTTCTGCGCGGGCGGAGACATCCGTACGATCCGCGAGCACAGCCTCGCCGGGGATGCCGAGGCCAGTGAGCGGTTCTTCGCCTCCGAGTACCGGCTCAACGCTCGGATCGCCGAGTATCCCGTGCCGATCGTGTCGCTCATCGATGGGCTGTGCATGGGCGGCGGCCTTGGTCTGTCCGTCCACGGCAGGTTCCGCGTCGTCACCGAGGGCGCGGTGCTGGCGATGCCTGAGACCGGGATCGGGTTCTTCCCGGATGTCGGGGCCAGTTACTTTCTGCCGCGGTTGCCCGGCGCGATCGGCATGTACCTGGGACTGACGGGGCACCGGGTCGACGCGGCCGACGCCCTGTATACGGGGCTGGCCACGCACTTCGTCCCCGGAGAGGGGCTCGACGCGGTCGGGGATGCCCTGGCCGACAGCCCCGGCGACCCGGTGGACGTGGTCCTGAACCGCCTCGCCGGCCGTTCCCCGGTGGCGCGCAGCGGGCTGGCGGAGGTACGCGGGGATGTGGACTGGGCGTTCGGCGCGCCGAGTCTCGGCGAGATCGAGAAGCGCCTGCGCCACCTCGACAGCCCCTGGGCGTCATCCGCGCTGGCGGCCTTGGAGTCCGCCTCGCCGCAGAGTCTGGAGATCACTCACGCCCTGCTGGCCCGGGGCAGGCAGCGTACGTTGCGCGAGTGCCTCAGTGCCGAACTCGCCCTCACGCGCACGACCATCCGCACGCCGGACTTCCTGGAGGGCGTCCGGGCGGCTCTGGTCGACAAGGATCGCAGTCCCAACTGGCAACGTGCGTCGCTCGGCGGGAGGACGCTGCCGTCCTGA
- a CDS encoding alpha/beta hydrolase — protein MGISPEAQQFAEFLASTNAKAAIPGLDLAIVRDIVDSNHKASTEPEGVTYAEVDAGGVPALWAIPEGADPDKALLHFHFGGSVAASMHSDRKAAGHIAKAAGARSLVVDFRLAPEHPYPAQLDDAETAYRWLLSQGFESRNIGSTGHSIGGTLAVMLPLRLLAKGEATPGAIVSVSPWTDLTIQNPSVDANEDNDKMLSRNTLELFRAAWLQDPAVDFTDPQISLVNADLTGLPPTTVHYGEYETLADDGAQLGRRLADFKVTSEVHPMPEGQHSFVLGAGRVPEVDQAIQQMGQWLRKHLGA, from the coding sequence ATGGGAATCAGCCCAGAAGCACAGCAATTCGCGGAGTTCCTCGCGAGTACGAACGCGAAGGCGGCCATACCCGGCCTCGACCTGGCCATCGTCCGCGACATCGTCGACTCGAACCACAAGGCGTCGACCGAGCCGGAAGGCGTCACCTACGCCGAGGTCGACGCGGGCGGCGTCCCCGCCCTGTGGGCCATCCCCGAGGGCGCGGACCCCGACAAGGCACTGCTCCACTTCCACTTCGGCGGATCCGTCGCCGCCTCCATGCACTCGGACCGCAAGGCCGCCGGCCACATCGCGAAGGCGGCCGGAGCCCGCTCCCTCGTGGTGGACTTCCGTCTGGCACCCGAGCACCCCTACCCCGCCCAGCTCGACGACGCCGAGACGGCCTACCGGTGGCTGCTCTCGCAGGGCTTCGAGTCGCGCAACATCGGCAGCACGGGCCACTCGATCGGCGGCACCCTCGCGGTGATGCTGCCGCTGCGTCTGCTCGCGAAGGGCGAGGCGACCCCGGGCGCGATCGTCAGCGTCTCGCCGTGGACCGACCTCACCATCCAGAACCCGTCGGTGGACGCGAACGAGGACAACGACAAGATGCTCAGCAGAAACACCCTCGAACTCTTCCGAGCAGCCTGGCTGCAGGACCCCGCGGTGGACTTCACCGACCCCCAGATCAGCCTCGTGAACGCCGACTTGACCGGCCTGCCGCCCACGACCGTCCACTACGGCGAGTACGAGACCCTCGCCGACGACGGCGCCCAACTCGGTCGCCGCCTCGCGGACTTCAAGGTCACCTCCGAGGTCCACCCGATGCCCGAGGGCCAGCACTCCTTCGTCCTGGGCGCCGGGCGCGTACCCGAGGTGGACCAGGCGATCCAGCAGATGGGCCAGTGGCTCCGTAAGCACCTCGGCGCGTGA
- a CDS encoding propionyl-CoA synthetase, with translation MGTYEDVFRASTEDPESFWLKAAEAIDWDVTPQRALDSSGAPFYRWFPDGRLNVCFNALDRHVEAGRGEQPALVYDSPVIGAQRTYSYVQLRDEVAAFAGALTQLGVGHGDRVVIYMPMVPEAAVAMLACARIGAVHSVVFGGFAPHELALRIDDAAPKVVVSASCGIEGKRVISYKPLLDRAIELAAHKPEKSVILQRPQEPAELGPDDLDWADLVATAPPADCVPVPATDPLYILYTSGTTGKPKGVVRDCGGYAVALHWSMGAVYDVGPGETMFTGSDVGWVVGHSYIVYAPLLAGATTVLYEGKPVGTPDAGQFWRVAAEYQVKTMFTAPTAFRAIRKEDPKGALTAGYDLSHLRYLFLAGERLDPETYHWASTLLDVPVIDHWWQTETGWPIVANPVGIEAAPVKPGSPTRPLPGWDVRVLDPSGEPTPAGADGAIVVKLPLPPGALPTLWNDDDRYVTSYLTAYDGYYLTGDSGHIDDDGYVFVMGRTDDVINVAGHRLSTGSMEEALAAHPDVAECAVIGVADELKGQIPRGFVVLKAGSNREPSDVEAELVQLVRERIGAVASLKDVTVVGALPKTRSGKILRKTMRGIADGHDEPIPSTVDDPGVIEDLRPVLLRRTDTP, from the coding sequence ATGGGAACGTACGAGGATGTCTTCCGCGCCAGCACCGAGGACCCCGAGAGCTTCTGGCTGAAGGCGGCAGAGGCCATCGACTGGGATGTCACTCCGCAACGCGCCCTGGATTCCTCGGGCGCACCCTTCTACCGCTGGTTTCCCGACGGACGGCTCAACGTCTGCTTCAACGCGCTCGACCGGCACGTCGAAGCCGGCCGGGGCGAACAGCCCGCGCTCGTGTACGACTCCCCCGTGATCGGCGCCCAACGCACCTACAGCTACGTGCAGTTGAGGGACGAGGTGGCCGCCTTCGCCGGAGCACTCACGCAGCTCGGCGTGGGGCACGGCGACCGCGTGGTGATCTACATGCCGATGGTCCCCGAGGCCGCCGTCGCGATGCTGGCCTGTGCACGGATCGGCGCGGTCCACTCGGTCGTCTTCGGCGGGTTCGCCCCGCACGAACTCGCCCTCCGCATCGACGACGCCGCCCCCAAGGTCGTCGTCTCCGCCTCCTGCGGCATCGAGGGCAAGCGGGTCATCTCGTACAAGCCCCTGCTCGACCGGGCCATCGAACTCGCCGCCCACAAGCCGGAGAAGAGCGTGATCCTGCAACGCCCGCAGGAACCGGCCGAGTTGGGGCCCGACGATCTCGACTGGGCCGACCTGGTCGCCACCGCACCGCCGGCCGACTGCGTCCCCGTCCCCGCCACCGATCCCCTGTACATCCTCTACACGTCGGGAACGACCGGAAAGCCCAAGGGAGTCGTGCGTGACTGCGGCGGCTACGCGGTCGCCCTGCACTGGTCGATGGGCGCCGTCTACGACGTGGGCCCGGGCGAGACGATGTTCACCGGCTCCGATGTCGGCTGGGTCGTCGGGCATTCGTACATCGTCTACGCTCCCCTGCTGGCCGGCGCGACGACGGTCCTGTACGAGGGCAAGCCGGTGGGCACCCCGGACGCGGGCCAGTTCTGGCGCGTCGCAGCCGAGTACCAGGTCAAGACCATGTTCACAGCCCCCACCGCCTTCCGGGCCATCCGCAAGGAGGACCCGAAGGGGGCACTCACCGCCGGCTACGACCTCTCCCACCTGCGCTACCTCTTCCTCGCCGGCGAGCGCCTCGACCCCGAGACGTACCACTGGGCGAGCACCCTGCTGGACGTCCCGGTGATCGACCACTGGTGGCAGACCGAGACCGGCTGGCCCATCGTCGCCAACCCGGTCGGCATCGAGGCCGCTCCCGTCAAACCCGGCTCCCCCACCCGCCCGCTGCCGGGCTGGGACGTCCGCGTCCTCGACCCCTCGGGCGAGCCGACGCCCGCGGGCGCCGACGGCGCGATCGTCGTGAAGCTCCCCCTGCCGCCCGGCGCACTCCCCACCCTCTGGAACGACGACGACCGCTACGTCACCTCCTACCTCACCGCCTACGACGGCTACTACCTCACCGGCGACAGCGGCCACATCGACGACGACGGCTACGTCTTCGTCATGGGCCGCACCGACGACGTCATCAACGTCGCCGGCCACCGGCTGTCCACCGGCAGCATGGAAGAGGCCCTGGCCGCCCACCCTGACGTCGCCGAATGCGCCGTCATCGGCGTCGCCGACGAACTCAAGGGACAGATCCCGCGCGGCTTCGTCGTGCTGAAGGCAGGCAGCAACCGCGAACCGAGCGACGTCGAGGCCGAACTCGTCCAACTCGTACGCGAACGCATCGGCGCCGTCGCCTCCCTCAAGGACGTCACGGTCGTCGGCGCCCTGCCCAAGACCCGCTCGGGCAAGATCCTGCGCAAGACCATGCGCGGCATCGCCGACGGCCACGACGAACCCATCCCGTCCACGGTGGACGACCCCGGCGTCATCGAGGACCTGCGCCCCGTCCTCCTCCGCCGCACCGACACCCCGTGA